In the Drosophila gunungcola strain Sukarami unplaced genomic scaffold, Dgunungcola_SK_2 000001F, whole genome shotgun sequence genome, one interval contains:
- the LOC128262292 gene encoding structural maintenance of chromosomes protein 4 — MQKARPSKGTPRGGQGASPSGQFRVPQLTAQQLRAQQQQEEEDAAMDALDDALIFDDEEGGTRIGDIYIPPPVPPHCSMESVGPRLIIAKIVNHNFKSYAGTVVLGPFHQSFTAIIGPNGSGKSNVIDSMMFVFGCRANRIRCKRVSTLIHSSSKFQNLRSCSVAVHFKQIVDKGDGSCEDVPNSNIVIERTAMSDNSSYYMVNGKRAQLKDVAKLLKQHHVDLEHNRFLILQGEVESIAMMKPKGQTENETGMLEYLEDIVGTKRYIRPLQQINQRVDQLTDDRTEKHNRCKLAEREMKDLEQPFNEAVDYLKKENEMVRTKSVHIQKIVSIKKTKLEQYTKEHETCVEEIKTHDEGTAALRQEREEKETVVRKEIEAYESLVKTREQIKKRLATVERAHTEIQSTMESTNKQRKKDKTQVEKNDKELEDLHKLPEKNQREIEDCTQKLESLEKNKVTLNEELEKQQAELTNTTAPLTEKRLQLSDDLVGLNGKVNAAKAELQVLESQLKILKQAETTESRKYETLKSSYEQSQKSLEEKVTRVDELNESIPRMKSEIANKTAEVDKMVKEERNLSMQCNKLRTEINERSSVMQAQRSNNKVLNFLMRLKMEGKIPGILGRLGDLGGIDAKYDVAISTACGRLDNIVTDSYDTAAAAIAALKEHNVGRATFITLDKIEQHRRDANSRINTPENVPRLYDLVKVEDDRVRTAFYFALRNTLVCDDLDQGTRIAYGRERFRVVTLRGEMIEMTGTMSGGGNRPVRGKMDTQVRTKTAESADSSQMTQKALEEMQIQAEELQTRVNYCQEQQGSLEREIQTLKMVLQRDEAEYKKLAVSITSLEQQMASNLKQCEAQRQRMLKKTTDEGAVKELEEQIEAAKQEVEQAQFAEQAVTSQIEEIQTQYDTLRNDNVKPVEAKIKKVGSQIEKLAANVRSLKVALTSADRNIKKISENNNNLRENITAAEEKLKSLNEDRNKCQEKKEALEKEAGEADAAIEGAKSQSSDIKKQIDEITKEENKRNLDRVEIDAKLQAAAGKMNKVKAEIPGWQSQLVPLKLNEIPGETEPPAPLKELSEEELEAESLEALQYKQTMLEEDLKTKKPNLGCIKEFNERRIVYLDRVRVLEDITSKRNEMRDKYEEVRKRRYNEFMSGFFIITRKLKEMYQMITLGGDAELELVDSMDPFNEGVNFTVRPPKKSWKYISNLSGGEKTLSSLALVFALHYYKPSPLYFMDEIDAALDFKNVSIVGHYIKERTKNAQFIIVSLRVNMFELANYLVGIYKVSDCTSSCTVRNHPPDLASKQATRPHSQYAGGTVAQDQTLLPVNNENQSPDSQARPSEQVTHMGKQLGRETTFAPPLESTARETIRPSEPGSQTSRQLGRETTFAPTIESTGRGTTFEQNVDRAVVKDVLEVPNAPQRFSTDVNLESPPSSPTVDNV; from the exons ATGCAGAAGGCGCGTCCCAGCAAGGGCACGCCCAGGGGAGGCCAGGGTGCAAGTCCGAGCGGTCAGTTCCGGGTGCCGCAACTAACTGCCCAGCAATTGCGGgcccagcaacagcaggaggaggaggacgctGCCATGGACGCCCTGGACGATGCCCTGATCTTCGATGACGAGGAGGGCGGCACCCGGATCGGCGACATATACATTCCGCCTCCTGTTCCGCCACATTGCTCCATGGAGAGCGTGGGGCCGCGGCTGATCATCGCGAAGATTGTGAACCACAATTTCAAGAGCTATGCCGGCACAGTGGTACTGGGACCGTTCCACCAGAGTTTCACGGCCATCATTGGACCAAATGGCAGTGGCAAGAGCAATGTCATTGACTCCATGATGTTCGTCTTTGGCTGCCGTGCGAACCGCATTCGCTGCAAGCGCGTCTCAACCCTGATCCACTCCTCCTCGAAATTCCAAAATCTGCGGAGTTGCTCGGTGGCGGTGCACTTCAAGCAGATTGTAGACAAGGGCGACGGCAGCTGCGAAGATGTGCCGAACTCCAACATTGTCATCGAACGCACAGCCATGTCGGACAACTCCTCCTACTATATGGTGAACGGAAAGCGGGCCCAGCTCAAAGATGTGGCCAAACTGCTTAAGCAGCACCATGTGGATCTGGAGCACAATCGCTTCCTCATCCTGCAGGGCGAAGTGGAGTCCATTGCCATGATGAAGCCAAAGGGGCAGACGGAAAACGAAACGGGAATGCTGGAATATCTTGAGGACATTGTGGGCACCAAACGTTATATTCGCCCGCTGCAGCAGATCAACCAGAGGGTGGACCAGCTTACCGACGACCGCACGGAGAAGCACAACCGCTGCAAGCTGGCTGAGCGTGAGATGAAGGATCTGGAGCAGCCCTTCAACGAGGCCGTCGATTATCTGAAAAAGGAGAACGAGATGGTGCGCACCAAGTCCGTTCACATCCAGAAAATTGTGAGCATCAAGAAGACCAAGCTGGAGCAGTACACCAAGGAGCACGAAACGTGTGTGGAAGAGATCAAAACCCACGACGAGGGAACTGCTGCCCTGAGACAAGAACGGGAAGAGAAGGAGACCGTAGTCCGAAAGGAAATCGA agCCTACGAATCTTTGGTAAAGACGCGcgaacaaatcaaaaaaaggCTGGCGACTGTCGAGAGGGCCCACACCGAAATCCAAAGCACCATGGAGAGCACAAACAAACAGCGCAAGAAGGACAAAACCCAGGTGGAGAAGAACGATAAGGAGCTGGAGGATCTGCACAAGTTGCCTGAAAAAAATCAACGCGAGATCGAGGATTGCACTCAAAAACTGGAGAGTCTGGAAAAGAATAAGGTGACGCTGAATGAAGAACTCGAAAAGCAGCAGGCCGAGCTCACAAATACCACGGCCCCATTGACCGAGAAGCGCCTGCAGCTCAGTGACGATTTGGTGGGCCTCAACGGGAAGGTCAATGCGGCCAAAGCGGAGCTGCAGGTGCTCGAGTCGCAGTTAAAGATCCTCAAACAGGCAGAGACCACCGAGTCCAGGAAATATGAGACCCTAAAGAGCTCATACGAGCAGTCGCAAAAGAGTCTCGAGGAGAAGGTGACCAGGGTGGATGAGTTGAATGAAAGCATTCCTCGCATGAAGAGCGAAATAGCAAACAAGACAGCGGAAGTGGATAAAATGGTCAAAGAGGAGCGTAACCTATCCATGCAGTGCAACAAACTTAGAACAGAG ATCAACGAAAGATCGAGCGTTATGCAGGCTCAGCGCTCGAATAACAAAGTTCTGAACTTCCTAATGCGTCTCAAGATGGAGGGCAAAATCCCAGGCATTCTGGGACGCCTCGGTGACTTGGGTGGCATAGATGCCAAGTATGATGTGGCCATTTCTACTGCTTGTGGACGCTTGGACAACATTGTCACGGACAGCTATGACACAGCAGCGGCGGCCATTGCCGCCCTTAAGGAGCACAACGTGGGCCGAGCAACGTTCATCACGCTGGACAAGATTGAGCAACATCGTCGCGATGCCAATTCAAGGATAAACAC ACCAGAAAACGTTCCTAGACTATACGATCTCGTTAAGGTGGAGGACGACCGTGTGAGGACAGCCTTCTATTTCGCCCTGCGAAATACATTGGTGTGCGACGACCTGGACCAGGGCACACGGATTGCCTACGGCAGAGAACGCTTCCGGGTGGTGACGTTGCGTGGCGAGATGATCGAGATGACGGGCACGATGTCCGGTGGCGGCAATCGCCCTGTCCGCGGTAAAATGGACACCCAGGTGCGCACCAAGACGGCAGAATCGGCTGACAGCTCGCAGATGACACAGAAGGCTCTGGAAGAGATGCAGATTCAGGCGGAGGAGCTGCAGACGCGGGTTAACTACTGCCAGGAGCAGCAAGGTAGTCTTGAGCGCGAGATTCAAACCCTGAAGATGGTACTGCAGCGGGACGAGGCGGAGTATAAGAAGCTGGCGGTGAGCATTACTTCCCTGGAGCAGCAGATGGCCAGCAATCTGAAACAGTGCGAGGCGCAGCGCCAGCGGATGCTCAAGAAGACAACGGACGAGGGTGCCGTAAAAGAGCTCGAGGAGCAAATAGAAGCAGCCAAGCAAGAGGTGGAACAAGCCCAATTCGCCGAGCAGGCTGTAACCAGCCAAATTGAGGAGATCCAGACCCAATACGATACCCTGAGGAACGACAACGTCAAGCCCGTGGAGGCCAAAATCAAGAAAGTGGGCAGCCAGATCGAGAAGCTGGCCGCCAATGTGCGCTCCTTGAAGGTGGCCTTGACCTCCGCTGATCGCAACATTAAGAAGATCTctgaaaacaataataatctTCGAGAGAATATAACAGCTGCAGAGGAGAAATTGAAATCGTTAAACGAGGACCGCAATAAGTGTCAGGAGAAGAAGGAGGCGCTGGAAAAGGAAGCCGGGGAGGCGGACGCAGCCATCGAGGGCGCCAAATCTCAATCCTCCGATATCAAGAAACAAATTGATGAGATCACCAAGgaggaaaataaaagaaacctCGATCGCGTTGAAATAGATGCAAAGTTGCAAGCGGCTGCAGGAAAGATGAATAAGGTGAAGGCAGAAATTCCCGGTTGGCAGTCACAACTGGTCCCATTGAAGCTCAACGAGATTCCTGGAGAAACGGAACCACCAGCGCCCCTCAAAGAGCTCAGTGAGGAGGAGCTGGAAGCGGAGTCCTTGGAGGCGCTGCAGTACAAGCAAACTATGCTGGAGGAAGATCTAAAAACAAAGAAGCCCAACCTGGGATGCATCAAGGAGTTCAACGAAAGGCGCATCGTCTACCTGGACCGCGTCCGTGTCCTGGAGGACATTACCTCCAAGCGAAACGAGATGCGCGACAAGTACGAGGAGGTGCGAAAACGTCGCTACAATGAGTTTATGTCTGGATTCTTCATCATCACGCGAAAACTGAAGGAAATGTACCAGATGATTACGCTGGGCGGCGACGCCGAGCTAGAGCTGGTGGACTCCATGGACCCGTTCAATGAGGGTGTTAACTTCACGGTGCGGCCGCCCAAGAAGAGCTGGAAATACATTTCGAATCTCTCGGGCGGGGAGAAGACTCTTTCCTCGCTGGCCCTGGTATTTGCCCTGCACTACTACAAGCCCTCTCCGCTGTACTTTATGGATGAAATTGATGCGGCGCTTGATTTCAAAAATGTGTCCATTGTGGGCCACTATATTAAG GAACGTACGAAGAACGCCCAGTTCATCATTGTTTCACTCCGTGTAAACATGTTCGAACTGGCCAACTATTTGGTGGGCATATACAAAGTCAGCGACTGCACGTCGTCGTGCACCGTGCGAAACCATCCGCCCGACCTGGCCAGTAAGCAGGCGACGCGTCCGCACAGTCAGTATGCAGGCGGAACGGTCGCGCAGGATCAAACCTTGCTGCCCGTGAACAATGAGAACCAATCACCGGATTCTCAAGCCAGACCGTCAGAACAAGTCACCCACATGGGCAAACAGTTGGGCAGGGAAACAACCTTTGCTCCGCCGTTGGAAAGCACGGCAAGAGAAACCATCAGGCCGTCAGAGCCAGGAAGCCAAACGAGCCGTCAGCTAGGAAGAGAAACCACTTTTGCTCCGACAATCGAGAGCACGGGAAGAGGTACCACATTTGAACAAAATGTGGACCGCGCCGTAGTTAAAGATGTACTTGAAGTGCCAAATGCCCCGCAAAGATTCTCCACGGATGTTAACTTGGAGAGCCCGCCCTCATCCCCAACTGTGgataatgtttaa